A genome region from Flavobacterium sp. CFS9 includes the following:
- a CDS encoding NADP(H)-dependent aldo-keto reductase, producing MKYTTLPHTDIKVSKINLGTMTFGQQNTEAEGHQQMDYALERGVNFFDTAEMYSVPAREETYGSTEKIIGTWFKKSGNRDKVVLATKIAGPNPAFTYMREKGDFSPASIKYALENSLRRLQTDYIDLYQMHWPERKTNCFGQRAFNGHDDVWEDNFREVLETFDGLIKEGKIKHIGVSNENAWGMMRFLEESKYQNLPRIKTVQNPYSLLNRLFEVGSAEVSKYENVGLLAYSPLAFGVLTGKFLTGETHPNARINLFPQYTRYNSAQSTQATKLYQEIAIKHGLTLTQLAMGFVLQQPFLTSAIIGATTMEQLKENIDTIDVVLSEEIIAEINAVQAIIPDPAP from the coding sequence ATGAAATACACCACTTTACCCCATACCGACATAAAAGTCAGTAAAATAAATCTCGGAACAATGACTTTCGGGCAGCAGAATACAGAAGCCGAAGGACACCAGCAAATGGATTACGCATTGGAGAGAGGCGTTAATTTTTTTGATACTGCCGAAATGTATTCCGTTCCCGCACGTGAAGAAACTTACGGAAGTACAGAGAAAATTATAGGAACCTGGTTCAAGAAATCGGGAAATCGTGACAAAGTGGTATTGGCTACCAAAATTGCAGGTCCAAACCCTGCGTTCACCTACATGCGTGAAAAGGGTGATTTTTCACCGGCAAGTATCAAATATGCTTTAGAAAACAGTTTAAGACGTCTGCAGACTGATTATATCGATTTGTATCAGATGCATTGGCCGGAGCGAAAAACCAATTGTTTTGGACAGCGTGCTTTTAACGGTCACGACGATGTTTGGGAAGACAACTTCAGAGAAGTACTGGAAACATTTGACGGCTTAATTAAAGAAGGTAAAATAAAACATATTGGAGTTTCAAATGAGAATGCCTGGGGAATGATGCGTTTTTTAGAAGAGAGCAAATACCAGAACCTTCCAAGAATAAAAACCGTTCAAAATCCGTATAGTTTGCTGAATCGTCTTTTTGAAGTAGGTTCTGCCGAAGTTTCAAAGTATGAAAATGTGGGATTATTGGCTTATTCTCCTTTGGCCTTTGGAGTTTTAACGGGTAAATTTTTAACCGGAGAAACGCATCCAAATGCCAGAATCAATCTTTTTCCGCAATATACACGTTACAACAGCGCGCAAAGTACACAAGCTACAAAGTTATATCAGGAAATCGCGATTAAACATGGTTTAACCTTAACTCAATTAGCAATGGGATTTGTGTTGCAGCAGCCGTTTTTAACAAGCGCTATTATTGGTGCTACAACTATGGAGCAGCTAAAAGAAAATATTGATACAATTGATGTAGTACTGTCAGAAGAAATCATAGCCGAAATTAATGCTGTTCAGGCCATAATTCCTGATCCGGCTCCTTAA
- a CDS encoding GEVED domain-containing protein: MKKIILGILAFSVFACSSEENTKTPPEQVKEEVKQDPVVSAPPKYCESAGKISSEERLDKVVFGSINNASTGKGGYEDFTNISGNFALGSSNTISLTPGLYSQYGKDGFGVQFFVYIDYNQDGDFTDPGETVWKSKQGTDPVSGTITIPSTASLGSTRMRIELRSILSLPGTPVTDPPFGTGCGTFEYGQVEDYTLNIKAKL; this comes from the coding sequence ATGAAAAAAATTATTCTGGGAATTCTTGCTTTCTCCGTTTTTGCATGTTCGAGTGAAGAGAACACTAAAACACCTCCAGAACAAGTAAAAGAAGAAGTAAAACAGGATCCGGTAGTATCAGCACCACCTAAGTATTGTGAATCAGCAGGAAAGATCAGCAGCGAAGAACGATTAGATAAAGTCGTTTTTGGCAGTATCAACAATGCTTCAACAGGCAAAGGAGGTTATGAAGATTTCACTAACATATCTGGCAATTTCGCATTAGGTTCAAGCAATACTATTTCACTTACACCTGGTCTTTACAGTCAATATGGAAAAGATGGCTTTGGCGTACAATTTTTTGTCTACATCGATTACAATCAAGATGGCGATTTCACTGATCCGGGAGAAACAGTCTGGAAAAGTAAACAAGGGACCGATCCGGTAAGCGGAACGATTACGATCCCCTCTACAGCATCGCTAGGTTCTACCAGAATGAGAATCGAGCTGAGAAGTATATTATCTCTCCCTGGTACACCCGTTACTGATCCTCCATTTGGAACTGGCTGCGGAACTTTTGAGTATGGACAGGTCGAAGATTATACGTTAAATATTAAAGCAAAATTGTAA
- a CDS encoding OmpA family protein, producing the protein MIKKASVGLLVAALSMTSCVSKKIYNDLETKYSDLKKENRAIADENESLQKSKNQLELDRDALTKDLTATKADLEKQKADLAAQQKKYKVLQDSYNALEKNSNDALESNMAKNRELLAQLEAKSKKLAEEQARLDKTANRLNELEAMIAAKEEAMRKLKETLSKALTGFEGKGLTVEHKNGKVYVSMENKLLFNSGSWAVGVEGRKAVVELGKVLGDNPDLSVLIEGHTDDDPYAGSGPIANNWDLSTKRATAIVNILSENAKINKQKLTAAGRSEFSPLASNATPEGKAKNRRIEIILTPRLDEIAEMLNSIN; encoded by the coding sequence ATGATTAAAAAGGCCTCTGTCGGATTACTGGTCGCAGCTCTGTCTATGACTTCATGTGTATCTAAGAAAATTTACAACGATCTTGAAACCAAGTATTCAGATCTGAAAAAAGAAAACCGTGCAATTGCTGATGAAAATGAAAGTTTGCAGAAATCAAAAAATCAGTTAGAACTCGATCGTGATGCTTTAACAAAAGATTTAACTGCAACTAAAGCAGATCTTGAGAAACAAAAAGCCGATCTGGCTGCTCAGCAGAAAAAATACAAAGTACTTCAGGACTCTTACAATGCTTTAGAGAAAAACAGTAACGATGCTTTAGAAAGTAATATGGCTAAAAATCGTGAACTGTTAGCACAGCTGGAGGCTAAATCTAAAAAATTAGCCGAAGAACAGGCTCGCTTAGATAAAACAGCAAATCGTCTGAACGAATTGGAAGCGATGATTGCCGCAAAAGAAGAGGCAATGCGTAAATTGAAAGAAACCCTGTCTAAAGCATTAACCGGTTTTGAAGGAAAAGGACTTACCGTAGAACATAAAAACGGAAAAGTATATGTTTCGATGGAAAACAAATTACTGTTCAATTCAGGAAGCTGGGCTGTTGGTGTTGAAGGTAGAAAAGCTGTAGTGGAACTTGGAAAAGTTTTGGGTGATAATCCGGATCTTTCGGTTTTAATTGAGGGACATACCGATGATGACCCTTACGCAGGTTCAGGGCCAATTGCTAACAACTGGGATTTGTCTACCAAAAGAGCGACTGCAATTGTAAATATTTTAAGCGAAAATGCTAAAATCAATAAGCAAAAATTAACGGCAGCGGGCCGAAGCGAATTCTCTCCGCTGGCAAGCAATGCCACTCCGGAAGGAAAAGCAAAGAACCGCCGTATCGAGATCATCTTAACACCAAGATTAGATGAGATTGCAGAGATGCTTAATAGTATAAATTAA
- a CDS encoding exodeoxyribonuclease III produces MKIISYNVNGIRAAITKGFIEWLKQASPDVICLQEIKATEEQIPVEEITAAGYPYQYYYPATKKGYSGVAILSKTKPNNVVYGTGIHHMDFEGRNLRADFDDCSVMSLYLPSGTNIERLDHKFMFMDDFQTYINELKLTVPNLIICGDYNICHEAIDIHDPVRNKTVSGFLPEERAWLDAFMKSGFIDSFRHFNKEPHHYSWWSYRAGARGNNKGWRIDYNLVSNVMEHRLKRAVILPDAVHSDHCPVLVEIE; encoded by the coding sequence ATGAAAATTATTTCTTATAATGTAAACGGAATACGTGCCGCAATAACTAAAGGTTTTATTGAATGGTTGAAACAAGCCAGTCCCGATGTGATTTGTCTTCAGGAAATAAAAGCTACTGAAGAACAGATTCCGGTTGAGGAGATTACCGCAGCAGGTTACCCTTATCAATATTATTATCCAGCAACTAAAAAAGGATATAGTGGTGTTGCGATCTTGTCTAAGACAAAACCCAATAATGTGGTGTACGGAACCGGAATTCATCACATGGATTTTGAGGGGCGTAACCTTCGTGCCGATTTTGATGACTGCTCTGTAATGAGTTTGTATCTTCCTTCAGGAACGAATATTGAAAGACTGGATCATAAATTTATGTTTATGGACGATTTTCAAACTTATATTAACGAATTAAAATTGACAGTTCCGAATCTGATTATTTGTGGTGATTACAACATTTGCCATGAGGCAATTGATATTCACGACCCGGTTCGAAACAAAACCGTTTCAGGGTTTTTACCGGAAGAACGTGCCTGGTTGGATGCCTTTATGAAATCAGGTTTTATAGACAGTTTCCGTCATTTTAATAAAGAACCACATCATTATTCCTGGTGGAGTTACCGTGCAGGAGCCCGAGGAAATAACAAAGGCTGGCGTATCGATTACAATCTGGTGAGTAATGTTATGGAGCACAGGTTAAAACGAGCAGTCATTCTTCCCGATGCCGTTCATTCCGATCATTGTCCTGTTTTAGTCGAAATCGAGTAA
- a CDS encoding GNAT family N-acyltransferase, with protein sequence MGLVTAKEVAKAINVDKYGVLGTFSGWLLMKVLKISTLNKIYDHNKHLEDVAFLNGILDEMEIKFEIPEEDLKRLPKDGAYITISNHPLGGIDGILLLKLMLEREPNFKIIANFLLHRIVPLKKYIMPVNPFENHKDAKSSVVGIKETLRHLSDGKPLGIFPAGEVSTYKDGKLMVDKPWEEGALKLIRKAKVPVIPIYFHAKNSKLFYWLSKIDDTLRTAKLPSELLTQKDRVIKVRIGKPISVNEQNEIESFEEYSEFLRKKTYMLANPFEKDSKLLDTASLKIPKAPKKIVTPASESKLIDEVQALRDSDSRFLQSKNYEVFFASAKQIPNILHEIGRLREITFREVGEGTNESIDIDQYDQYYHHMFLWDDETKKIAGAYRMGLGSEIYPKYGIEGFYLTDLFRFEPELHDMMHKSIEMGRAFITREYQQKPMPLFLLWKGIIHTTLRHPEHKYLVGGVSISNQFSDFSKSLMIEFMKSNYYDPYIAQYIHPKKAYKVKLKDADKDFIFDEAESDLNKFDKIIDELEPGNLRLPVLIKKYIKQNARVVAFNVDPLFNNAIDGLMYIRIADIPESTMKPVIEEFQLELERKISEKED encoded by the coding sequence ATGGGTTTAGTTACCGCGAAAGAAGTTGCAAAAGCGATAAATGTTGATAAGTACGGAGTTTTGGGTACTTTTTCGGGCTGGCTTCTTATGAAAGTCCTTAAAATATCTACTCTAAATAAAATTTACGATCACAACAAGCATTTAGAGGATGTTGCATTTCTAAACGGGATTTTGGATGAGATGGAAATCAAATTTGAAATTCCCGAAGAAGATTTAAAACGTTTACCGAAAGATGGTGCCTATATTACCATTTCAAACCACCCTCTGGGAGGAATTGATGGTATCTTACTTTTAAAATTAATGCTTGAAAGAGAGCCTAATTTTAAAATTATTGCCAACTTTTTACTGCATAGAATTGTTCCGCTTAAAAAATACATCATGCCCGTTAATCCTTTTGAAAATCATAAGGATGCTAAATCAAGCGTGGTGGGTATCAAAGAAACCTTACGCCACTTAAGTGATGGAAAGCCATTGGGAATTTTCCCTGCCGGAGAAGTTTCGACGTACAAAGACGGAAAGTTAATGGTTGACAAACCTTGGGAAGAAGGTGCTTTGAAATTAATCAGAAAAGCCAAAGTTCCGGTAATTCCTATTTATTTCCATGCCAAAAACAGTAAGCTGTTTTACTGGCTTTCTAAAATTGATGATACTTTACGTACCGCAAAATTACCTTCGGAGCTGCTTACACAAAAAGACCGTGTAATTAAAGTTCGTATTGGAAAACCGATCTCGGTAAATGAACAGAATGAAATTGAATCATTTGAAGAATATTCTGAATTCTTAAGAAAGAAAACCTATATGCTGGCCAATCCATTTGAGAAAGACAGCAAGTTACTGGACACCGCAAGCTTAAAAATTCCGAAAGCACCTAAAAAGATCGTAACGCCTGCAAGCGAATCAAAACTGATTGATGAAGTTCAGGCTTTAAGAGATAGCGATTCGAGATTTTTACAAAGCAAAAATTACGAAGTCTTTTTTGCAAGTGCCAAACAAATCCCAAACATTTTACACGAAATAGGCCGTTTACGCGAAATTACGTTCCGTGAAGTGGGTGAAGGAACCAATGAATCTATAGATATTGACCAATACGATCAATATTATCACCATATGTTTTTATGGGATGATGAGACCAAAAAAATTGCAGGAGCTTACCGTATGGGATTAGGTTCTGAAATTTACCCAAAATACGGAATTGAAGGTTTCTACTTAACGGATCTTTTCAGATTCGAACCGGAACTTCATGATATGATGCACAAATCGATCGAAATGGGTCGTGCTTTTATTACGCGTGAATACCAACAGAAACCAATGCCTTTGTTCTTGTTATGGAAAGGTATTATCCATACTACCTTACGTCATCCGGAACACAAGTATTTAGTTGGTGGTGTAAGTATCAGTAATCAGTTTTCTGACTTCTCAAAATCGCTAATGATTGAGTTTATGAAGTCTAACTATTATGATCCGTATATCGCACAGTACATTCACCCGAAGAAGGCTTATAAAGTAAAACTAAAGGACGCTGATAAAGATTTCATCTTTGACGAAGCCGAGTCTGACCTGAACAAGTTTGACAAGATTATCGACGAACTGGAACCAGGAAATTTACGTTTGCCTGTTTTGATCAAGAAATACATCAAACAAAATGCCCGTGTAGTTGCTTTTAACGTCGATCCTTTATTTAATAATGCTATAGACGGTTTAATGTACATTAGAATAGCAGATATTCCGGAAAGCACCATGAAACCGGTTATTGAAGAATTCCAACTAGAATTAGAACGCAAAATATCCGAGAAAGAGGATTAA
- a CDS encoding TM2 domain-containing protein, which translates to MENSKTEHWNNPPVHREENKKVVAGILAILLGALGIHKFYLGYNKEGVIQLILGFIFGIGGIIGVIEGIIYLTRSDEEFYQTYQVGQKGWF; encoded by the coding sequence ATGGAAAACAGTAAAACAGAACATTGGAATAATCCTCCGGTTCATCGGGAGGAGAATAAAAAAGTAGTGGCGGGAATCCTGGCAATTTTATTAGGAGCGCTGGGCATTCATAAGTTTTATTTAGGATACAATAAAGAAGGTGTTATTCAGCTTATTCTCGGATTTATTTTCGGAATAGGAGGTATAATCGGTGTGATCGAAGGAATAATCTATCTGACCAGATCCGACGAAGAGTTTTATCAAACCTATCAGGTTGGGCAGAAAGGCTGGTTTTAA
- a CDS encoding DUF2752 domain-containing protein, giving the protein MISTDYTNNSRIKRKIYGIIGAAITLIIPFFLMLDNHNDHLETDQSFCPFKMVTGFPCPGCGITKSLVYFYEGDIYKSLSYHILGPFVIVFCWLTIIILTTEIITKKEYFSRLLFNRKLAYNMAYFLGFYHLIRLVLFIRESSFDDILHQSIWF; this is encoded by the coding sequence GTGATATCAACAGATTATACAAATAATAGTAGAATAAAACGTAAAATTTACGGAATTATCGGTGCAGCAATTACACTGATAATTCCGTTTTTTTTAATGCTGGACAACCATAATGATCATCTGGAAACGGATCAGTCGTTTTGTCCTTTTAAAATGGTAACCGGTTTTCCTTGTCCGGGTTGCGGGATTACCAAATCATTGGTTTATTTTTATGAGGGTGATATTTATAAATCACTCAGTTACCATATTCTGGGGCCGTTTGTAATTGTATTTTGCTGGCTCACCATCATTATATTGACTACTGAAATTATTACTAAAAAAGAGTATTTTTCAAGGCTGCTGTTCAATAGAAAATTAGCTTACAACATGGCTTATTTTTTAGGCTTTTATCATTTGATCCGATTGGTTCTTTTTATCAGAGAAAGCTCTTTTGATGATATTTTGCATCAGTCCATCTGGTTTTAA
- a CDS encoding DUF4234 domain-containing protein: protein MENDFKETSNNFNDQIPVFKVDPIMVLLFSFLTCGLYLIYWNIKVSEVFNAVAGKEVISQPIAIFAGCCMPVNIYFYYLAGKEALPKVYQRTGELQKDQSTLLIVLGFFFPMAAAMIVQGDINRLYK from the coding sequence ATGGAAAACGATTTTAAAGAAACGTCAAATAATTTTAATGACCAAATTCCGGTATTCAAAGTAGATCCAATAATGGTGTTACTTTTTAGTTTTTTAACTTGCGGATTGTACTTGATTTATTGGAATATTAAAGTATCTGAGGTTTTTAATGCCGTAGCAGGAAAAGAGGTTATCTCTCAGCCAATTGCAATATTTGCAGGATGCTGTATGCCGGTAAATATTTATTTTTATTATTTAGCTGGTAAAGAAGCGTTGCCAAAAGTTTATCAAAGAACCGGAGAGCTTCAAAAAGACCAATCAACTTTATTAATTGTTTTAGGGTTCTTCTTTCCTATGGCAGCAGCAATGATTGTACAAGGTGATATCAACAGATTATACAAATAA